The Salvelinus namaycush isolate Seneca chromosome 13, SaNama_1.0, whole genome shotgun sequence genome includes a region encoding these proteins:
- the LOC120057860 gene encoding glucose-6-phosphatase 2-like, producing the protein MDLIHSSGVLVIQHLQSNYKDYHDFLDFMSSVGDPRNIFSLYFPLWFQLSQIVGTKMIWVAVIGDWFNLIFKWILFGQRPYWWVHETLFYQNNSLPQLEQFHITCETGPGSPSGHAMGSSCVWYVMITSALNFTRRLCDSSTQGCQRFGLVWSFLWMAFWIIQISVGISRIFIATHFPHQVILGVLAGILVAEAFEHVPSIHKASLKVYLHTSLFLFSFAVSLYLLLKMIDIDLLWSIPKAKKWCANPDWIHLDTTPFAGLVRNLGALFGLGLAINSQMFIQSCKGKNGYKTRFKLMCVAASLTSLQLYDFIKIPTHIEILFYTLSFCKSAAVPLSVVALIPYCVHLLIGDKERKLD; encoded by the exons ATGGACCTCATCCACAGCAGTGGGGTGCTGGTGATCCAGCACCTCCAGAGCAACTACAAGGACTACCATGACTTCCTTGACTTCATGTCCTCTGTGGGCGACCCTCGTAACATCTTTTCTCTCTATTTTCCTCTGTGGTTTCAGCTTAGCCAAATTGTCGGCACCAAGATGATATGGGTGGCAGTTATCGGAGACTGGTTCAACCTAATTTTCAAATG GATTCTGTTTGGTCAAAGGCCATACTGGTGGGTGCATGAAACTCTCTTTTACCAGAATAATTCACTCCCCCAGCTGGAGCAGTTCCACATTACCTGTGAAACAGGACCAG GCAGTCCATCCGGTCATGCCATGGGCTCTTCGTGTGTCTGGTATGTAATGATCACATCAGCACTCAACTTTACCAGACGCCTTTGTGACAGCTCAACTCAGGGGTGCCAGAG GTTTGGGCTTGTGTGGTCCTTTTTGTGGATGGCATTTTGGATCATTCAGATTAGTGTTGGCATCTCCAGGATCTTCATCGCCACACACTTCCCTCACCAGGTTATCCTTGGTGTTCTAGCTG GTATACTAGTTGCTGAAGCATTTGAGCATGTTCCCTCGATCCACAAAGCCAGTTTAAAAGTCTACCTTCACACTAGCTTATTTCTGTTCTCCTTTGCCGTCAGCCTTTACTTGCTCCTTAAAATGATAGACATTGACCTACTGTGGTCGATACCCAAAGCAAAGAAGTGGTGTGCCAATCCAGACTGGATCCACCTGGACACTACACCTTTTGCTGGTTTAGTGAGGAATCTGGGAGCATTGTTTGGACTTGGCCTGGCCATTAACTCTCAGATGTTCATCCAGAGCTGCAAGGGGAAGAACGGCTACAAGACTAGGTTTAAACTCATGTGTGTAGCAGCCAGTCTGACCTCTCTGCAGCTGTACGATTTCATCAAAATTCCCACTCACATAGAGATCCTGTTCTACACACTCTCATTCTGTAAGAGTGCTGCAGTCCCCCTTAGTGTGGTGGCACTCATCCCCTACTGTGTTCACTTGTTGataggagacaaggagaggaaatTAGACTGA